One segment of Leptospirillum ferrooxidans C2-3 DNA contains the following:
- the ispE gene encoding 4-(cytidine 5'-diphospho)-2-C-methyl-D-erythritol kinase gives MATYGSFIVSEMIEFFLPAKINLFLLICGKRADNYHEIITRMVMISCFDRLHLQMESHTAEESSSAITLQLKGRVIDGDPGSNLIVRAAQMVLNRYALKSIPRISIMLEKNIPVGAGLGGGSSDAAGTLFAVNRLLGSQLSLSELSEMASELGSDVPFFLGNSHALCWGRGEKIIPLSPMEPKIIVLWNPGFSLSTGLVYQSLHASESEELTESAAISKIEGLLREDECVNDLESVAFNLHPILFTVKESLYEFGAKKAMLSGSGPTLFGIYSDRAQAEKASRHLQEKFGGWSDVFETLEVSPLF, from the coding sequence TTGGCAACCTATGGTTCTTTCATTGTGAGTGAAATGATTGAGTTTTTTTTACCTGCCAAAATTAATTTATTTTTATTGATATGCGGGAAAAGAGCTGATAATTATCATGAGATAATTACCAGAATGGTGATGATCTCATGCTTTGATCGACTGCATTTGCAAATGGAGAGCCATACAGCCGAAGAATCCTCAAGTGCTATCACTTTGCAGTTAAAGGGCAGGGTGATTGATGGGGATCCAGGCTCAAACCTGATTGTTCGTGCAGCTCAGATGGTTTTGAATCGGTATGCCCTCAAGAGTATTCCCAGAATATCAATCATGCTGGAGAAAAATATTCCAGTTGGGGCCGGGCTTGGCGGTGGATCCTCTGATGCTGCCGGAACTTTATTTGCTGTTAACCGCTTGTTAGGCTCACAACTTTCCTTGTCGGAATTGTCTGAAATGGCAAGTGAATTAGGAAGTGATGTTCCATTTTTTTTAGGGAATTCTCATGCGTTATGCTGGGGGAGAGGAGAGAAAATCATCCCTCTGTCACCAATGGAGCCTAAAATTATCGTTCTTTGGAACCCAGGCTTCTCTTTATCAACGGGACTTGTATACCAAAGTCTTCATGCCAGCGAGTCTGAAGAGTTGACAGAATCAGCTGCAATCTCTAAGATTGAAGGTCTTTTGCGGGAGGATGAATGTGTGAATGACCTTGAGTCAGTCGCGTTTAACCTCCACCCGATTCTTTTTACTGTTAAAGAGAGTCTTTATGAATTTGGGGCAAAGAAAGCAATGCTAAGCGGTTCGGGCCCAACGTTATTTGGGATTTACTCCGATAGGGCCCAAGCAGAAAAGGCGTCCAGACATCTTCAGGAAAAATTTGGTGGGTGGTCTGATGTGTTTGAAACCCTGGAGGTGTCGCCACTGTTTTGA
- a CDS encoding ribose-phosphate diphosphokinase, with the protein MRAVKIFSGNANVPLALEIARYLNTSLGQATVTSFSDGETRVRVDENVRGDDVFVIQSLSDPVNNHLMELLVMIDALKRASAQRITAVLPYYAYARQDRKDQPRVPITAKLVADLITTAGATRALTLDLHTGQLQGFFNIPVDHLHGTPILLEPLRKILLSEKLVMLSPDAGGVERTRAFAKRLQAPLAIIDKRREGPNQSQVMNIIGDVEGFTAVILDDMIDTAGTITQGAQAAKDAGAKRVVAVATHAVLSGPALDRLSRSVIDEVIVTNSIPLNGKESVCEKISVYSVGALLGEAIKRIHDDESVSSLFV; encoded by the coding sequence TTGCGGGCCGTTAAGATTTTTTCGGGAAATGCCAATGTTCCTTTGGCCTTAGAGATTGCCCGCTATTTAAATACAAGTTTGGGGCAGGCGACAGTTACCTCGTTTTCAGATGGTGAAACAAGGGTAAGGGTTGATGAAAACGTTCGCGGAGACGATGTTTTTGTTATCCAGTCTCTTTCAGACCCGGTTAACAATCATCTAATGGAACTTCTTGTCATGATTGATGCTCTCAAAAGGGCATCTGCTCAGCGCATAACGGCTGTCCTTCCGTATTATGCATATGCCCGTCAGGACAGGAAAGATCAGCCCCGCGTCCCGATCACAGCAAAACTTGTTGCAGACCTGATCACGACTGCTGGTGCGACCAGAGCGTTGACTCTGGATCTTCATACAGGTCAATTACAAGGTTTTTTTAATATTCCGGTTGACCATCTCCATGGTACTCCAATCCTCCTGGAGCCTTTGAGGAAAATTCTTCTTTCAGAAAAGCTGGTCATGTTATCGCCCGACGCAGGCGGGGTTGAACGTACTAGAGCTTTCGCCAAAAGACTGCAAGCCCCGTTGGCCATTATCGACAAGCGGCGAGAAGGCCCAAATCAATCTCAGGTCATGAATATCATCGGGGATGTCGAAGGATTCACCGCGGTGATATTAGACGATATGATCGATACTGCTGGCACTATTACCCAAGGAGCTCAGGCTGCGAAAGATGCAGGTGCCAAGAGGGTGGTGGCTGTTGCAACACATGCCGTTCTTTCTGGCCCGGCATTGGATCGGTTGAGTCGATCGGTAATTGATGAAGTGATAGTGACAAACTCGATTCCATTAAACGGAAAAGAGTCGGTTTGTGAGAAGATTAGTGTTTATTCCGTTGGAGCACTTTTGGGAGAAGCGATCAAGAGAATTCACGATGATGAGTCTGTGAGTTCTTTGTTTGTTTGA
- a CDS encoding 50S ribosomal protein L25 produces the protein MQNPIVEVKVRNDSGKGVARTLRREGMIPAVLYGKGKTVSLSMALSHVQKLFHRHAGSHAIFQIELDGIQGEKTRLALVRDIQRDPLNGRILHLDFMEISSEDLVKNRVPVEIVGEVPVGVKMGGTLDHNIRELMVECLPAIMPDHIKVDASMMNLNDSFHVRDLPVISGIRILDNPDTVLLHLVPPRSESVAVPPAGKA, from the coding sequence ATGCAAAATCCGATTGTTGAAGTGAAGGTCAGAAATGATTCAGGTAAAGGTGTAGCCAGGACACTTCGCCGAGAGGGAATGATTCCAGCTGTGCTTTATGGAAAAGGTAAAACTGTTTCTTTGTCAATGGCGTTAAGCCATGTTCAGAAACTTTTTCATCGTCATGCGGGATCTCATGCAATCTTTCAAATCGAGTTAGATGGTATCCAAGGGGAGAAAACTAGACTTGCATTGGTTAGGGATATTCAGCGGGATCCGCTGAATGGCCGTATTCTGCATTTAGATTTTATGGAAATTTCTTCTGAAGATCTCGTTAAAAATCGAGTTCCTGTTGAAATAGTTGGGGAAGTTCCAGTTGGTGTGAAAATGGGTGGAACGTTAGATCACAATATTAGGGAATTAATGGTGGAATGTCTTCCTGCTATCATGCCAGACCATATTAAGGTTGATGCTTCAATGATGAATCTGAATGATTCTTTCCATGTGAGGGATCTTCCTGTTATTTCCGGAATCAGAATCCTTGATAACCCCGATACAGTATTGCTGCACCTTGTTCCGCCTAGGTCTGAATCAGTAGCTGTACCTCCTGCAGGAAAGGCGTAA
- the pth gene encoding aminoacyl-tRNA hydrolase: MSLLKSCAIIGLGNPGESYRWTRHNAGKIFLDNLAKDFNIALDQRKDAILWGEGKIEDLKIFLAFPETYMNLSGRVVPWLKQKNVGLPDRVLILSDDINLSLGTLRYREGGSAGGQKGLLSIIQAAGSDRIARIRIGVGSPPIGVDLSHYVLGQIPHAERESLVLAWKPFREIVDRWLLSMRKASLEA, translated from the coding sequence ATGTCCTTATTAAAGTCTTGTGCAATCATAGGCCTCGGTAACCCAGGAGAAAGTTATCGTTGGACCAGGCACAACGCTGGGAAAATTTTTCTAGATAATCTGGCCAAAGATTTCAATATAGCTTTGGACCAGAGAAAAGATGCCATCTTGTGGGGAGAAGGGAAGATTGAAGATCTTAAGATCTTTCTTGCTTTTCCTGAAACCTATATGAATCTGAGCGGCCGTGTTGTTCCATGGTTAAAGCAGAAAAATGTGGGTCTCCCTGATAGGGTGCTCATTCTTTCGGATGATATCAATCTTTCTTTGGGGACTCTTCGTTACCGTGAAGGCGGCAGTGCTGGGGGACAGAAAGGTTTGCTATCCATTATTCAAGCTGCTGGGTCTGACCGTATCGCTCGAATCAGGATCGGTGTAGGAAGTCCACCAATTGGTGTTGATCTGAGTCATTATGTTCTTGGACAGATTCCCCATGCTGAAAGAGAGTCTCTTGTTCTCGCATGGAAACCTTTTCGAGAGATCGTTGACCGGTGGTTACTCTCAATGAGGAAAGCCTCTTTAGAGGCATGA
- the ychF gene encoding redox-regulated ATPase YchF, protein MSFQCGIVGLPNVGKSTLFNALTSGSAQVANFPFCTIDPHVGVVPVPDHRLDRLTQIYHPKKRTPTFFEFVDIAGLVKGASQGEGLGNQFLSHIRNVDAIIQVVRIFNDPDVIHVQGKVDPVSDLEVIETELLLADLATVTARILKSEKFFRAGGKEAVLQKEALEQLRQGLDEGTPARMIPCSDDMEAFRKSLFLLTQKPILYLANISDDGTEIHSDDYNRLETSVKARGGELLAISGKIEAEIASLSPADQKVFLADLGMKESGLERLIRESYRLLGLLSFLTAGEDEVRAWTIQDGTLAPQAAGQIHSDIERGFIRAEVMRFEDIDRLGSEKAVKEKGLLKLEGKEYRVRDGDIIYFRFNV, encoded by the coding sequence GTGAGTTTTCAATGTGGTATTGTAGGATTGCCCAACGTGGGAAAGTCCACCTTGTTCAATGCATTGACCTCGGGAAGTGCACAAGTTGCTAACTTCCCTTTTTGTACGATTGATCCGCATGTTGGTGTAGTGCCCGTACCAGACCATAGACTTGATCGGTTAACCCAAATTTATCATCCCAAAAAGAGGACTCCCACTTTTTTTGAGTTTGTTGATATTGCGGGTTTAGTCAAGGGAGCGAGTCAAGGTGAGGGACTTGGAAACCAGTTCCTGAGCCACATTAGAAATGTTGACGCTATTATTCAGGTCGTTCGCATTTTTAATGATCCCGATGTGATACATGTACAGGGAAAGGTAGATCCTGTCTCTGATCTGGAAGTTATTGAGACAGAATTGTTATTGGCTGATTTGGCTACTGTTACAGCAAGAATCCTTAAATCGGAGAAGTTTTTCCGCGCAGGCGGAAAGGAAGCTGTTCTTCAAAAAGAAGCGTTAGAGCAGCTTCGGCAAGGATTGGATGAAGGGACTCCCGCTCGAATGATTCCATGCTCGGATGATATGGAGGCGTTTAGGAAAAGTCTTTTCCTTTTGACCCAAAAACCCATCCTTTATCTGGCAAACATCTCTGATGATGGAACAGAGATTCATTCTGACGATTACAATCGTTTGGAAACATCAGTGAAGGCTCGTGGTGGTGAATTGCTCGCGATTTCAGGCAAAATAGAAGCAGAAATAGCCTCACTTTCTCCAGCCGATCAAAAAGTTTTTTTGGCAGACCTCGGGATGAAAGAGTCAGGCCTTGAGCGCTTGATTAGGGAGAGTTACAGGCTGCTTGGTCTTTTGTCATTTTTAACGGCGGGGGAAGATGAGGTTCGTGCTTGGACTATCCAGGACGGCACACTAGCTCCCCAGGCAGCTGGCCAAATCCATTCAGATATCGAGCGTGGATTCATTCGGGCTGAGGTCATGAGGTTTGAGGATATCGACCGCCTCGGCTCAGAAAAGGCTGTCAAGGAAAAAGGTCTGCTAAAATTGGAAGGGAAAGAATATCGCGTGAGGGATGGTGATATCATCTACTTTAGATTTAATGTGTGA
- the rpsF gene encoding 30S ribosomal protein S6, which yields MSAFYECVLLLKSQLTDEESAATVSRFTNLIESKSGTVHHIQKMGRKRMAYELNKEKRAEYVVLYLELQNPSDIAELDRQARIDERVVKSMIVRKEKLNFPKSDSSQEESLSDQDDSAILEGDAH from the coding sequence ATGTCAGCTTTCTATGAATGTGTTTTGCTTTTAAAGTCACAATTGACCGATGAAGAGTCCGCAGCGACTGTTTCCCGCTTTACGAATCTCATTGAGTCCAAGTCCGGTACTGTGCATCATATTCAGAAAATGGGCCGTAAAAGGATGGCATATGAATTGAATAAGGAAAAGCGAGCAGAGTACGTCGTCCTGTATCTGGAGTTGCAGAATCCTTCAGATATCGCAGAACTTGACCGACAGGCTCGTATCGATGAACGTGTTGTGAAGAGTATGATTGTTCGAAAAGAGAAACTGAACTTTCCAAAATCGGACTCATCCCAAGAGGAGAGTCTCTCTGATCAAGATGATTCTGCCATCCTTGAAGGAGATGCTCATTGA
- a CDS encoding single-stranded DNA-binding protein has translation MSNFNKVILLGNLTRDPEVRFTREGAPVASFTLAINSNRSRQEGDSKDDVSYIDLVAFGKQADLVKNYLEKGAPLLVEGRLQQRRWEQEGQKRSKVEVVVQSITFMGGSKKSNQSGSASFPQDEDQGFGGYSSNESDVPF, from the coding sequence TTGAGCAATTTCAACAAAGTGATCTTGTTGGGAAATCTGACAAGAGATCCTGAAGTCAGATTTACGAGGGAAGGTGCGCCAGTTGCAAGTTTTACCCTTGCTATTAATAGCAATCGGTCTCGCCAGGAAGGTGACTCCAAGGATGATGTTTCATACATAGATCTGGTTGCTTTTGGAAAACAGGCTGATCTTGTAAAGAACTACTTGGAGAAGGGTGCACCTTTGTTAGTGGAAGGCCGCCTGCAACAGAGAAGGTGGGAGCAGGAAGGTCAAAAAAGAAGTAAGGTTGAGGTAGTTGTTCAATCGATAACCTTTATGGGTGGATCAAAAAAATCAAACCAATCAGGATCTGCTTCCTTCCCTCAAGATGAAGATCAAGGTTTTGGTGGGTATTCCTCTAATGAAAGTGATGTTCCTTTTTGA
- the rpsR gene encoding 30S ribosomal protein S18 — protein MAMPARSYTRKKVCRFCTEKLGIDYKDVNNIKSFLTERGKIIPRRLSGTCALHQRHLAAAIKQGRNVAFFAFSEEK, from the coding sequence ATGGCAATGCCAGCACGTTCCTATACAAGAAAAAAAGTATGCCGATTTTGCACCGAAAAGTTGGGAATTGATTACAAGGATGTCAATAACATCAAGAGCTTCCTGACCGAAAGAGGGAAGATCATACCGCGTCGTCTTTCTGGTACATGTGCTTTACATCAGCGCCATCTTGCTGCTGCAATAAAGCAAGGAAGAAATGTCGCATTTTTTGCTTTTTCTGAGGAAAAATAA
- a CDS encoding DUF2232 domain-containing protein, with protein MGVTNYPRVGLFLALFSGVPLALAQISHHRQQLGLGAMVLSGALVEVLAHSPLWLIFYLAWAGMSGVLTGELIRRHYPISKIVAMVSLQIAGFSSFIISLAYFKTAGHIVQVLQKSFSDSFHLFLANYLKNSPTPISPSDLILIKQMEPQLFQSFLAILPGFLLSGIVLTAFTQVSVVDEFLLKKSQLTSRKGISKWYLPDQMVFVFIIALALLAIPHDFSRTLGINILLVIGTIYIAQGAGVITSYTKSRSFGLWFWIVTSAFILIQPLILLMLSVVGILDVWLDFRKIRPPKESTSETD; from the coding sequence TTGGGGGTCACCAATTACCCCCGAGTAGGGCTCTTTCTTGCTCTTTTCTCGGGAGTTCCTCTTGCACTTGCTCAGATATCTCATCACCGTCAGCAGTTAGGGCTGGGAGCGATGGTTTTGTCGGGTGCTCTTGTTGAAGTTCTAGCGCATAGTCCTCTGTGGCTAATTTTTTATTTGGCTTGGGCGGGAATGTCGGGCGTATTGACGGGGGAGCTGATCCGGCGGCATTACCCGATCTCAAAGATCGTGGCAATGGTATCACTTCAGATTGCAGGATTTTCCTCTTTTATTATTTCTTTGGCTTATTTCAAAACTGCAGGGCATATCGTTCAAGTCCTTCAAAAAAGCTTTTCTGATTCCTTCCATCTGTTTTTGGCCAATTATCTGAAAAACTCTCCGACACCTATTTCTCCCTCGGACTTGATTTTAATTAAACAGATGGAGCCTCAGTTATTTCAATCTTTCTTGGCAATTCTGCCTGGATTCCTTTTGTCAGGGATTGTTTTGACTGCATTTACTCAGGTATCTGTAGTTGATGAGTTTCTTTTGAAAAAGTCCCAGTTAACGAGTCGTAAAGGGATTTCGAAATGGTATTTGCCGGATCAGATGGTATTTGTGTTTATAATTGCGCTTGCTCTTTTGGCCATACCACATGATTTTTCCCGAACCTTGGGTATAAATATTTTGCTTGTCATTGGGACCATCTATATTGCACAAGGTGCCGGTGTTATTACTAGCTATACCAAATCCCGTTCATTCGGCCTTTGGTTTTGGATTGTAACGAGTGCTTTTATTCTCATTCAGCCGTTAATTCTTCTGATGCTATCAGTTGTTGGGATTCTAGATGTATGGTTAGATTTCCGTAAAATACGCCCTCCGAAAGAATCTACTAGCGAGACTGACTAA
- a CDS encoding septal ring lytic transglycosylase RlpA family protein, translated as MKLRFTKSLIALTVAFVFGGCSSFFDTHAHWGYRSNSSRIGGSSDQTFPQVGVASWYGPTFYGKPTASGDIFRKNELTAAHRTLPLGTRVRVQNLNNNKQVDVLINDRGPFVEGRIIDLSWLAAKKIDMLGKGTAPVRITPLNGAAFAQEIQQASYAIQVGTFTHKKDAITFMNHLKAYSHRRVVTSYYRGGQVYRIRVGLYPTLNLAHAAASKLRKSLGEAFVVKL; from the coding sequence ATGAAGCTAAGATTCACTAAGAGCCTCATTGCCCTGACGGTGGCCTTCGTGTTTGGAGGGTGCAGTTCTTTTTTTGATACACATGCCCATTGGGGTTATCGGAGTAATTCATCAAGGATAGGGGGCTCTTCCGATCAGACATTCCCCCAGGTTGGGGTAGCGTCTTGGTATGGACCTACTTTTTATGGAAAGCCAACGGCGAGCGGAGATATCTTTAGGAAGAATGAGTTAACAGCTGCCCATAGAACATTACCGCTCGGCACAAGAGTTCGAGTACAAAATCTTAACAACAATAAACAGGTCGATGTTCTCATTAACGATAGAGGGCCTTTTGTCGAAGGAAGAATTATTGATCTCTCTTGGCTAGCTGCCAAAAAAATTGATATGCTGGGAAAAGGGACCGCTCCTGTAAGAATAACCCCATTGAATGGAGCAGCTTTCGCCCAAGAAATTCAACAAGCTAGTTATGCGATACAAGTCGGCACTTTTACACACAAAAAAGATGCGATAACATTCATGAACCATCTTAAGGCGTATTCACATAGAAGAGTTGTGACAAGCTATTACAGGGGCGGGCAGGTATATCGTATTAGGGTTGGTCTTTATCCAACACTTAATCTTGCGCATGCTGCAGCAAGTAAGCTAAGGAAAAGTCTCGGAGAGGCTTTTGTCGTTAAACTTTAA